In Ignavibacteriales bacterium, one genomic interval encodes:
- a CDS encoding electron transport complex subunit E: protein MKKQVTLLREFTKGLWETNPVFKQILGMCPTLAVTVSAINGIAMALATTFVLVFSSLLISLVRKWIPNQVRIASYIVIIATFVTIVDLVMKAQFVELSKALGPFIPLIVVNCIILGRAEAFASKNNPLRSVLDALGNGAGFLISLFVLGSVREIIGSRTIMGFQVLPNGFEPWLIMILPAGAFLTLGLMMGFANMFIERKKNLERESLIAQYKRSGREEITEEVLKEAGV from the coding sequence ATGAAAAAGCAAGTAACGCTCCTGAGAGAATTTACAAAAGGCTTGTGGGAAACAAATCCAGTTTTTAAGCAAATACTTGGAATGTGTCCGACACTTGCTGTTACTGTTTCAGCTATAAATGGAATTGCAATGGCGCTTGCCACAACTTTTGTTCTTGTATTTTCAAGTTTGCTTATTTCGCTTGTACGAAAATGGATCCCTAACCAGGTTAGAATAGCATCATACATTGTTATCATAGCAACCTTTGTAACAATTGTAGATCTTGTAATGAAAGCTCAGTTTGTGGAGTTAAGTAAAGCGCTCGGTCCTTTCATTCCACTTATAGTTGTAAACTGTATTATTCTAGGCAGAGCAGAAGCTTTTGCGTCAAAAAATAATCCGTTAAGATCAGTTTTAGATGCGCTTGGAAACGGCGCTGGATTTTTAATTTCACTTTTTGTGCTCGGAAGTGTTAGAGAAATAATCGGATCAAGAACAATTATGGGTTTTCAGGTTTTACCAAATGGATTTGAACCCTGGTTAATAATGATTTTACCGGCTGGAGCATTTTTAACTCTTGGTTTGATGATGGGGTTTGCGAATATGTTTATCGAAAGAAAGAAAAATTTAGAACGTGAATCTTTAATTGCTCAATATAAAAGATCCGGAAGAGAAGAAATTACAGAAGAAGTTTTAAAAGAGGCTGGAGTATAA
- a CDS encoding RnfABCDGE type electron transport complex subunit B has product MDYTLIIAIATMGGLGFIFAGALAFADKKLRVEENPKIAEINDILPNANCGACGNAGCYDFAVKVVNGESKITGCPVGGQDVVDEIARIMGMESSASIKLVARILCNGGNIEAVTKEGVEYLGPQSCSVKTIVAGGDKMCLYGCLGGGDCVDACQFGAIFMNENGLPVVVEELCTGCGQCVEACPRGVIEIHPEDRELFVFCKNHDDPKRAKEVCNVACFGCGICARKSDGGIEMRVFLPEINYDKLDLSKIPIDKCKTGAIKLIHPERAAENAP; this is encoded by the coding sequence ATGGATTATACATTAATAATTGCAATAGCCACTATGGGCGGACTGGGATTTATCTTTGCCGGCGCCCTTGCCTTTGCAGACAAAAAATTGCGTGTTGAAGAAAATCCTAAAATTGCTGAAATAAATGATATTCTTCCAAACGCAAACTGCGGTGCTTGTGGTAATGCAGGTTGTTATGATTTTGCAGTTAAAGTTGTTAACGGTGAATCAAAAATAACTGGATGCCCTGTTGGCGGACAAGATGTTGTGGATGAAATTGCCAGAATAATGGGAATGGAAAGTTCCGCAAGTATTAAGCTTGTTGCAAGAATTCTGTGTAACGGCGGCAATATTGAAGCTGTTACAAAAGAAGGAGTTGAATATCTTGGTCCACAAAGCTGCTCTGTAAAAACAATTGTTGCGGGTGGAGATAAAATGTGTTTGTATGGTTGTCTAGGTGGCGGTGATTGTGTTGATGCTTGTCAGTTTGGTGCAATATTTATGAATGAAAATGGTTTGCCCGTTGTTGTAGAAGAGCTTTGTACAGGTTGCGGGCAATGTGTTGAAGCTTGCCCACGTGGAGTAATTGAAATTCATCCCGAAGACAGAGAATTATTTGTATTCTGTAAAAATCACGATGATCCTAAAAGAGCAAAAGAAGTTTGTAACGTTGCTTGTTTTGGCTGCGGAATATGCGCCCGTAAATCAGATGGCGGAATTGAGATGCGAGTCTTTTTACCTGAAATAAATTATGATAAGCTTGATCTGAGTAAAATTCCAATTGACAAATGTAAAACAGGTGCCATAAAGTTAATTCATCCGGAAAGAGCTGCGGAAAATGCGCC
- a CDS encoding twin-arginine translocation signal domain-containing protein: MISRRNFLKIAGLTSVALGAGYTTGKLNGNSKSVYYAMHGFIPADEQVINNLVSVFKNKVKSNSQPIVISDSKIGEVINRFDLQANKQSFSNNGSIIYRIKRLDKQIDSDVIVSDGNNSIYALDDFTSALENIRRNIKNKKHNISLQRSTMKEI; this comes from the coding sequence ATGATATCACGAAGAAACTTTTTAAAGATTGCCGGTCTAACTTCTGTTGCACTCGGTGCTGGATACACAACAGGCAAGTTAAATGGTAATTCTAAATCTGTTTATTATGCGATGCACGGGTTTATCCCAGCAGACGAACAAGTAATAAACAATCTTGTTTCAGTATTTAAGAATAAAGTAAAAAGTAATTCACAGCCGATTGTAATTTCTGATTCAAAAATTGGAGAAGTAATCAATAGGTTTGATTTACAAGCAAACAAACAATCATTTTCTAATAATGGATCAATTATTTACAGAATTAAAAGATTAGACAAGCAAATTGATTCGGATGTTATAGTAAGCGATGGGAATAATTCTATTTATGCTTTAGATGATTTTACTTCTGCATTAGAAAACATCAGAAGAAATATAAAGAATAAAAAGCACAATATTTCTTTACAGCGGAGTACAATGAAAGAGATTTAA
- a CDS encoding NusG domain II-containing protein has product MSSIFKSNRKEIVIENERGLVDRISLNKNYKNVFVDGPLGKTGFKIENGIAQVHTSTCRHGICKHTVASGVGNVIACAPNKVLVKVVLV; this is encoded by the coding sequence ATTTCTTCAATATTTAAATCAAACAGAAAAGAAATTGTAATTGAGAATGAAAGAGGTTTGGTTGATAGAATATCGTTAAATAAAAATTATAAAAATGTTTTTGTTGATGGTCCGCTAGGTAAAACAGGTTTTAAGATAGAAAATGGAATTGCACAAGTTCATACTTCAACTTGCAGACATGGAATTTGTAAGCATACTGTTGCTAGTGGAGTTGGAAATGTAATAGCTTGTGCGCCAAACAAAGTATTAGTGAAAGTAGTTTTAGTCTAA
- a CDS encoding FAD:protein FMN transferase, whose amino-acid sequence MRYHHILDPKTGYPSKGLQSVTIISKSNAFADALATAVFVMGKNQGMKLIESLIDTEGMIIDSEGKYFTRLGLKSF is encoded by the coding sequence ATTCGTTATCATCACATACTTGATCCTAAAACTGGTTATCCCTCAAAAGGATTGCAGAGTGTAACGATAATAAGTAAATCTAACGCTTTCGCAGATGCACTTGCGACTGCAGTTTTTGTGATGGGAAAAAATCAAGGAATGAAGTTGATAGAAAGTCTAATAGATACCGAAGGAATGATAATTGATTCTGAAGGAAAATATTTTACTCGACTGGGTTTAAAAAGTTTTTAA
- a CDS encoding T9SS type A sorting domain-containing protein, whose protein sequence is MQNLDYSIDQFSYQTINGYRYPFDYKFVFSFTFNDSSNYLSQIFGNIAPPVNPHLNYKIFEKVGEIWERTQFALSETRPERRDTLSRGDIVVLSNPSGDKLSWRVTFIGEQNSNIPWGGDTLYLYTKKGLSVYDTIRVHGLIVNVDETPYAPISYSLSQNYPNPFNPSTKISYSIATAGIVSLKIYDILGREVSTLVNEEKPAGRYEVNFNASSLASGVYFYQIKAGSFTQTKKLMLLK, encoded by the coding sequence ATGCAAAACTTAGATTATTCAATTGATCAATTTAGTTATCAAACTATTAATGGATATAGATATCCGTTTGATTATAAATTTGTGTTTTCATTTACATTCAACGATTCTTCAAATTATTTAAGTCAAATATTTGGTAATATTGCTCCTCCCGTAAATCCGCATCTAAATTATAAAATTTTCGAAAAAGTGGGAGAGATCTGGGAAAGGACACAATTTGCTCTATCCGAAACGAGACCCGAAAGACGGGATACATTGTCTCGTGGAGATATAGTGGTGCTTTCTAATCCTTCTGGGGATAAACTATCTTGGCGTGTGACTTTTATCGGTGAGCAAAATTCAAACATTCCTTGGGGTGGAGATACGCTTTATCTTTATACAAAAAAGGGGTTATCTGTTTACGATACGATTCGAGTACACGGTTTAATAGTTAACGTTGATGAAACCCCATATGCACCGATATCTTATTCTTTATCACAAAACTATCCAAACCCGTTTAATCCAAGTACAAAAATAAGTTACAGCATTGCAACAGCAGGAATTGTTTCACTAAAAATCTATGATATTCTTGGAAGAGAAGTTTCAACATTAGTGAACGAAGAAAAACCTGCAGGCAGGTATGAAGTAAACTTTAACGCAAGCAGTCTTGCAAGTGGAGTTTATTTCTACCAAATTAAAGCTGGCAGTTTTACTCAAACTAAAAAACTTATGTTATTAAAATAA
- the rsxA gene encoding electron transport complex subunit RsxA — MELLIIFISAALVNNFVLSYFLGICPFIGVSNKTSSAISMGMATTFVMVLTAIVSWLLYNLILVPYKLEFLQIPSFILVIAALVQFVEMVIKKVSQPLYRALGIFLPLITTNCAILGLALLASMRSYDFLESVIFGFGAGAGFTLALVIMAGIREELDLADVPKPFRGAPITLIVAGILALAFMGFAGMI; from the coding sequence ATGGAATTACTAATAATTTTTATCTCAGCAGCATTAGTTAACAACTTTGTTCTATCATACTTTCTTGGAATTTGTCCGTTCATCGGAGTATCAAACAAAACTTCTTCCGCTATTTCAATGGGAATGGCCACAACATTTGTAATGGTACTAACGGCAATTGTTAGCTGGCTTCTTTATAATTTGATTCTTGTTCCGTACAAATTAGAATTTTTACAAATTCCATCTTTCATTTTAGTTATTGCCGCACTTGTTCAGTTTGTTGAGATGGTGATCAAAAAAGTTTCTCAGCCGCTTTACAGAGCGCTTGGAATTTTTCTTCCATTGATAACGACTAACTGTGCAATTCTTGGTTTAGCACTTTTAGCATCAATGAGAAGTTATGACTTTTTAGAAAGTGTAATTTTTGGATTTGGCGCAGGGGCCGGATTTACGCTTGCCTTGGTAATTATGGCAGGAATAAGAGAAGAACTTGATCTGGCAGATGTTCCAAAACCATTTCGGGGTGCGCCGATTACATTAATTGTAGCTGGAATTCTTGCACTAGCTTTTATGGGCTTTGCGGGAATGATTTAA
- a CDS encoding FAD:protein FMN transferase yields the protein MTKKKAEDAITQAFAEVKRIDELFTTYNEESPVWKINYSTDSIISVDPEIFSLIVLCDSITKISDGCFDVSLDDLTKTWGFDSDNPHLPSQSEIDSALIKSGWQKIKAVGNNQVIKTGIVGLNFGAIAKGYAVDKAMNVLRKSGLKEALVNAGGEISALGNNWVVGIQHPRETNSIIKKLKLNNYTVATSGDYEQYFEKMGFVIITYLILKLVIPQKDCRV from the coding sequence ATGACGAAAAAAAAAGCTGAAGATGCAATTACACAAGCATTTGCTGAAGTAAAACGAATAGATGAATTATTTACAACTTATAATGAAGAAAGCCCTGTATGGAAAATAAATTATTCAACAGATTCAATTATCTCTGTTGATCCTGAGATCTTTAGTTTAATTGTTCTTTGTGATTCAATCACAAAAATTTCTGATGGATGTTTTGATGTAAGTCTTGATGATCTCACAAAGACCTGGGGGTTTGATTCTGATAATCCACATTTGCCGTCTCAATCAGAAATTGATTCGGCATTAATTAAAAGTGGATGGCAGAAAATTAAAGCTGTTGGTAATAACCAGGTTATAAAAACAGGAATAGTTGGACTAAACTTTGGGGCGATTGCAAAAGGTTACGCTGTTGATAAAGCAATGAATGTTCTTAGAAAATCAGGATTAAAAGAAGCTCTTGTAAATGCTGGCGGTGAGATTAGCGCACTTGGTAATAATTGGGTTGTTGGTATTCAACATCCTAGAGAAACAAATTCGATTATTAAAAAATTAAAACTTAATAATTATACAGTTGCAACTTCGGGAGATTATGAACAGTATTTTGAAAAGATGGGATTCGTTATCATCACATACTTGATCCTAAAACTGGTTATCCCTCAAAAGGATTGCAGAGTGTAA
- a CDS encoding FMN-binding protein: MKVTHIVAALTIIGIIAGGSLSLVNNWAAPKIAANQKAETERAIYLVHLDGKRYEEIKHSGFEVYKVFNQADSSVGYSVVYSGNGFQGKIKLMIGLAEDLNKITSIEVLEQSETPGLGTKILEPPYKDQYKGLTPTPFIKLVKGVEPSNPNEVQSITGATISSRAVVTIVNEGITKLKAVENKGASK, translated from the coding sequence ATGAAAGTAACTCACATTGTTGCAGCACTGACAATTATTGGAATCATTGCCGGCGGATCGTTGTCGCTGGTTAATAACTGGGCGGCACCAAAGATCGCAGCTAATCAAAAAGCCGAAACAGAACGGGCTATTTATCTTGTTCATCTTGATGGAAAAAGATACGAAGAAATTAAACACTCAGGATTTGAAGTTTATAAAGTTTTTAATCAAGCAGATTCATCAGTCGGATATTCAGTCGTTTATTCGGGAAATGGATTTCAAGGTAAAATTAAATTGATGATTGGTCTTGCTGAAGATTTAAACAAAATCACTTCCATCGAAGTTCTTGAACAATCAGAAACACCCGGGCTTGGAACAAAAATTCTTGAGCCGCCATATAAAGATCAGTACAAAGGATTAACACCAACCCCATTCATAAAATTAGTAAAAGGCGTTGAGCCTTCAAATCCAAATGAAGTTCAATCAATAACCGGGGCAACAATTTCATCGCGTGCTGTTGTTACAATAGTAAACGAAGGAATTACAAAATTGAAAGCGGTTGAAAATAAAGGAGCCTCGAAATGA
- a CDS encoding RnfABCDGE type electron transport complex subunit D: METATITETKKTVHFDLTTSPHLHSKWSTSKVMWFVNLALVPCIASALVFFGIYQAVIMITAVIFSVGTEAAIQLIRKKQVTWFDGSAALTGLLLSLTLPPNFSLSATAIGSVVAIGLGKQIFGGLGYNIFNPALVGRAFLQAAFPVQITTWTQPNFAVDAVTSATPLAAFKFDKILTAQTPLMIGNIGGSLGETSAIAVLLGGIFLIAVGIVNWRIPLSMIIGMFLFGGIFWLINPQNPSPLFHIFAGSFLFGAMFMATDWVSSPITNKGMWIFGLGISLVLIVIRIYGGLPEGVMYSILFMNGFVPLINRYTSPRIFGVVKEEKK, encoded by the coding sequence ATGGAAACAGCTACAATTACAGAAACAAAAAAAACAGTACACTTTGATTTAACAACATCACCTCATTTGCATTCAAAGTGGTCAACATCAAAAGTGATGTGGTTTGTTAATCTTGCACTCGTTCCCTGCATTGCATCAGCATTGGTATTCTTTGGAATTTACCAGGCTGTAATAATGATCACTGCTGTGATTTTTTCTGTTGGAACAGAAGCCGCAATTCAATTAATACGAAAAAAACAAGTTACCTGGTTTGATGGCAGTGCAGCATTAACAGGTTTGCTTTTATCCTTAACATTGCCGCCTAATTTTTCTTTATCAGCAACTGCAATTGGTTCCGTTGTTGCAATTGGATTAGGCAAGCAGATTTTTGGCGGATTGGGATATAATATTTTTAATCCTGCTTTAGTAGGAAGAGCTTTTTTGCAAGCTGCTTTTCCTGTACAGATTACAACCTGGACTCAGCCAAACTTTGCTGTTGATGCTGTTACAAGCGCAACTCCGCTGGCCGCATTTAAGTTTGATAAAATTTTAACAGCACAAACTCCCTTAATGATTGGAAATATTGGCGGTTCACTTGGTGAAACATCTGCAATAGCTGTTTTGCTTGGTGGAATATTTTTAATAGCAGTTGGAATTGTAAACTGGCGCATACCTCTTTCAATGATAATCGGAATGTTTTTATTTGGCGGAATATTCTGGTTAATCAATCCGCAAAACCCTTCTCCGCTTTTTCACATCTTTGCAGGAAGTTTTCTTTTTGGTGCAATGTTTATGGCAACTGATTGGGTTTCATCACCAATTACAAATAAAGGTATGTGGATTTTTGGATTAGGCATTTCACTTGTGCTAATAGTAATAAGAATTTACGGCGGCTTACCCGAAGGTGTTATGTACTCAATTTTATTTATGAACGGATTTGTTCCTCTTATCAACAGATACACCTCTCCAAGAATATTTGGAGTTGTTAAGGAGGAAAAGAAATGA